CCACTTGCATCACGGTGGCGTTGTCCAGCGCCAGCATCATTCCCAGGAACGGCTGGGCCGTACTCGCCTGGCTGACCTGTGAAATGACCGGCAGATCAACGCTGGTCACCATGGACTGGCCGGGCCCGTAGGTCAGCACTTCACTGCCGACCAATACCCGCTTGCAACCTTGCAAGGTGACGCCAATGCCCAGGCCGTAAATACAGTGCATGGGTGCCGTGATGTCCAAGCGCCGGTACAGGTCCAGCCCAGGCAATGCCCCAATTCTTTCGTCATCGCCGCCCAACACCAGGTCAACCGCGCCCGCAAGACGGCTGACGGCGCACGCCATCGGTTCTTTCATGAGCACAGGTTGCCCATAGGATTCCTTGATCAGCACAGGTCTAGAGTTGGTCACGAGCGACTCCGTTGCTAAAGCGAACAATATCCGCCATGACTGCGAGGGCAATCTCGGCTGGGGTCTTGCTCCCCAAGTTAAGTCCAATCGGCGCATGAATGCGCTCGAGCATCTGCGGCGCCAACGCGCCAATGCGCTTGACCCGCTCAAGACGCTTTTCGCTGGTGCGCCTGGAGCCCATGGCGCCGATGTAAAAAGCGCGGGTCCTCACCGCCTCCAGCAATGTCAGGTCGTCCATGCGCGGGTCGTGGGTCAACGCCACAATCGCCGTGCCGTCATGGCATCCGCCCTCGGCAATGAACGTGGCAGGAAACACCTTGAGTACTTCCACCCCGGCCATGCTGAAGGCAGCGGTCAACTCCGCGCGCGGGTCGCAGACGATCACCTCATAACCCAAGGCAACCGCGAAACCGGCGCAGAACTCGGCCACCGGCGACAGGCCGGCAATCAACAATCGTTGCGCGGCCCCCATACGAATCCGCACCTGATCGGCGTCAACGACGACCGGTGCAGTGGCACCCGCATCGCTCTGAGTCTGTCGGGCATTGGTTCCAAGCGTGATATGCCGCACCACGCGCTGGCGGCCTTGCAGCGCGCCCAGCAGGACTGCGAAGTGCGCTTTAGCGGCGCAATCGGGTTCGAACTTTTCGACCAGTACGTCGAGTACGCCGCCACACGGCAGCTCCAGTGAGGGTGCAAGCCCGCCCTCACCGTAACGCACGACATGGTTATGCTCGACGAACTCATGGCGCCCCAACCGTTCAAGGAAGTCTTCCTCTACACAGCCTCCCGAAAGTGAACCGCAGAACTCGCCTGTCGACAGGGCTGCCAATAGAGACCCAGGGCCTCGTGGTGCTGAACCAAACGTTGCAAGCACCGTGCACAGCCAAACGCAACGGTCTTGTTCGAGCCACGTGGTGGCTTGCTGGATAACTTGGAGATCAAGGTTTTTCATGAAATGCGAACCGGCCCGGCCTTCCTCCGATGAGTTTCCCAGTGTGCTCGGAGTATGTGGAGTTAGCCGGTAGAGGTGATTGTCTGATCAAGGGAATTTATTGCCTATTTCAACAGAAGTCGGAAAACAGGCTTGCATGTGACAAATTGTTTCTGGTCTGGGCAGTGCTCAAACTGATCGAGGGCGGATTATCCGGTGAACCTGACCGGCAATCGTCATTGCGATGGCAGCAACAGTCTTTTGTCATCACTCCTATTGATAGCACCCTAACGAAAGCCGCATCCTAGAGGGCTAATCCCGCGCTTATATCATTCCGAATGATAGTTACCTTTGCTTCATTCGATTCGTGACATAGCACCTCGCCGCGCATGATCCGCCCATCTCAAATACATTGGCGGATGCACCTCATGGAACAGTCACTCAAACATTTGCGCTTCCCCCTGGCGATTTTGGCCGTGGTGGTGATGAGCGCGTGCGGCAAATCTCCGGAACAAGCGGCCGCCATGCCAGCTGCCAAAGTCAGCGTGGCCAAGGTGCTTGAACAACCGGTCAACGAGTGGGACGAGTTCACCGGCCGCCTGGAGGCGCCGGAAACCGTACAGATTCGTCCGCGGGTTTCTGGCCAGATTGACCAAGTCGCTTTCACCGAAGGCGCTTTGGTCAAGAAAGGCGACCTGCTGTTCCAGATCGACCCGCGTCCGTTCCAGGCTGAAGTGCGTCGTCTTGAGGCCCAGCTCGCTCAAACCAAAGCCGCCGCCACCCGCAGCGATAACGAAGCCCAGCGTGGCGAACGCCTGCGCCAGAGCAATGCGATTTCCGCCGAACTGGCTGACTCGCGCACCACCTCCGCCCAGGAAGCCCGCGCCGCCGTCGCAGGGATTCAGGCGCAGTTGGACCTGGCCAAGTTGAACCTGAGCTTCACCCGCGTCACCTCGCCGATCAGCGGCCGTGTCAGCCGTGCCGAAATCACCGCCGGCAACCTGGTCACCGCCGACACCACGGCGCTGACCAGCGTGGTGTCGACCGACAAGGTCTACGCCTACTTCGACGCCGATGAGCGGGTGTTCCTCAAGTACACCGAACTGGCCCGCCAAGGCCGTCGTGGTGCCACCACCCCGGTGTACCTGGGCCTGTCGAATGAAACCGGCAACCCGCACCTGGGCCAGATGAACTTCGTCGACAACCAGGTCAACCCGGCCACCGGCACCATCCGTGGTCGCGCCGTGTTTGATAACAGCAAGGGCGAATACACCCCTGGCCTGTACGCACGCCTGAAGCTGGTGGGCAGCGGCACCTACTCTGCCGTGTTGATCAACGACGAAGCGGTGGGCACCGACCTCGGCAAGAAATTCGTGCTGGTGATGGACGGCGACAAGCCGGCCTATCGCTCGGTGGAACTGGGGCCGAAGATCGAAGGGTTGCGCATCGTGCGCAGCGGCCTGAACAAAGACGACACGATTATCGTCAAGGGCCTGCAGCGCGTTCGCCCCGGGTCGCCGGTTGCACCGGAAACCATCCCGATGGCCAGCAAGGAAACCCTCGCTGCCTTGGCACAACAACGACAAGCGCTTGAAGCCAGCAACCTGGAGCAAGTGGCGCCGGAAAAAACCGCGCCCAAACTCGCAGCCGTTGCGACGCCACGCGGTTAAGGGATACGACTCAAGATGAATTTTTCCAAGTTCTTCATTTCGCGGCCGATCTTCGCAGCGGTGCTCTCGCTGCTGATCCTGATCGCCGGTGCGATCTCGCTGTTCCAGTTGCCGATCAGTGAATACCCGGAAGTGGTGCCACCGACCGTGGTGGTGCGCGCCAACTTCCCGGGCGCCAACCCTAAAGTCATCGGTGAAACCGTGGCTGCTCCGCTGGAGCAAGCCATCACCGGCGTCGAGAACATGCTGTACATGTCCTCGCAGTCGACCGCCGACGGCAAGCTGACCCTGACCATCACCTTCGCCCTGGGCACCGACCTGGATAATGCGCAGGTACAGGTGCAAAACCGTGTAACGCGGACTCAGCCGAAACTGCCTGAGGAAGTGACGCGCATCGGTATCACCGTGGACAAGGCCTCCCCCGACCTGACCATGGTGGTGCACTTGACCTCCCCCGGATCAGCGTTACGACATGCTGTACCTGTCCAACTACGCGATCCTCAACATCAAGGATGAGCTGGCCCGCCTGGGCGGCGTGGGCGACGTGCAGTTGTTCGGCATGGGCGACTACTCCCTGCGCGTATGGCTTGACCCGAACAAGACGGCCTCACGCAACCTGACCGCGACCGATGTGGTCAACGCGATCCGCGAACAGAACCGTCAGGTCGCAGCCGGTGCTCTTGGCGCCCAGCCTGCGCCGACGGACACCAGCTTCCAGTTGTCGGTGAATACCCAGGGCCGCCTGGTCACCGAGGAAGAGTTCGAGAACATTGTGATTCGCGCCGGCGACAACGGTGAAATCACGCGCCTCAAGGACATCGCCCGGGTCGAGTTGGGGTCCAGCCAATACGCGCTGCGCTCGCTGATCGATAACCAGCCTGCGGTTGCGATTCCGATATTCCAGCGCCCCGGCTCCAATGCTATCGACATCTCCAACGATGTACGCAGCAAAATGGCCGAGCTGAAAAAGAGCTTCCCGGCGGGCATGGATTACCGCATCGCCTATGACCCGACGATCTTTGTACGCGGCTCCATCGAAGCAGTGGTGCACACCCTGTTCGAAGCGCTGATCCTCGTGGTGCTGGTGGTGATCCTGTTCCTGCAGACCTGGCGTGCCTCGATCATTCCGTTGGTGGCGGTGCCGGTATCGTTGATCGGTACGTTTGCGGTGATGCACCTGTTCGGGTTCTCGCTCAACGCTTTGTCCTTGTTCGGCTTGGTACTGGCCATCGGGATTGTGGTGGACGACGCCATCGTGGTGGTGGAGAACGTCGAGCGTAATATCGAGCTGGGCCTGGAGCCGTTCCCGGCGACTGAAAAAGCCATGAGCGAAGTGACCGGGCCGATTATCGCCACCGCGTTGGTACTGTGTGCGGTATTCATCCCCGCCGCCTTTATCAGTGGCTTGACCGGGCAGTTCTACAAACAGTTTGCCTTGACCATTGCGATCTCGACGGTGATCTCGGCGTTCAACTCGCTGACCCTGTCCCCTGCCCTGGCCGCCGTGTTGCTGCGCGGTCACGATGCACCCAAGGATCGCTTCTCGAAGTTCCTCGACAAGCTTTTCGGCGGCTGGCTGTTCCGTCCCTTCAACCGCTTTTTCGACAAGGCCAGCCATGGCTACGTGGGCACCGTACGCCGGGTCATTCGCGGCAGCGGCATAGCCCTGTTCGTGTACGCCGGCCTGATGGTGCTGACCTTCTTCGGATTTGCCCACACCCCGACCGGTTTCGTCCCGGCCCAGGACAAGCAATACCTGGTGGCCTTCGCCCAACTGCCGGACGCCGCGAGCCTGGACCGCACCGAAAGCGTGATGAAGCGCATGTCGGACATCGCCCTGAAACAGCCCGGCGTGGAAAGCGCGATTGCATTCCCAGGCCTGTCGATCAACGGTTTCACCAACAGCCCGAACAGCGGCATTGTGTTCGTGACCTTGAAGCCGTTCGATGAACGCAAAGATGCGAGCATGTCCGCCGGTGCGATTGCCGGTGCGTTGAATGGCCAATACGCCAACATTGAAGAAGCCTACATGGCAATCTTCCCACCGCCGCCGGTACAGGGCCTGGGTACGATCGGCGGGTTCCGCCTGCAGATCGAAGACCGTGGCAACCTCGGCTATGACGAGCTCTACAAAGAAGTGCAGAACGTCATCACCAAGAGCCACGGCGTGCCGGAGCTGTTCGGCCTGTTCACCAGCTACACGGTCAACGTGCCGCAAGTCGATGCCGCCATCGACCGCGAAAAGGCCAAGACCCACGGCGTGGCGATCAGCGACATCTTCGACACCCTGCAGGTCTACCTGGGTTCGTTGTATGCCAACGACTTCAACCGCTTTGGTCGCACCTACCAGGTCAACGTGCAGGCCGAGCAACAGTTCCGCCAGGACTCCGATCAGATCGGCCAGCTGAAAGTGCGTAACAACAAAGGCGAGATGATCCCGTTGGCGACCTTTATCAAGGTCAGCGACACCTCGGGCCCGGACCGCGTGATGCACTACAACGGCTTTATCACCGCCGAAATCAACGGCAACGCCGCACCGGGCTACAGCTCCGGCCAGGCCCAGGCCGCGATTGAAAAACTGTTGAAGGATGAACTGCCCAACGGCATGACCTACGAGTGGACCGACCTGACTTATCAGCAAATCCTCTCGGGCAACACTGCGCTGTTCGTGTTCCCGCTCTGCGTCCTGCTGGCGTTCCTGGTACTGGCGGCCCAATACGAAAGCTGGAGCCTGCCGCTGGCGGTGATCCTGATCGTACCGATGACGCTGCTGTCGGCCATCACCGGGGTGATTATCTCGGGCGGCGACAACAACATCTTCACGCAGATCGGCTTGATCGTACTGGTGGGCCTGGCGTGTAAGAACGCGATTCTGATTGTCGAGTTCGCCAAGGATAAACAGCAGGAAGGTCTCGATCCGCTCGCCGCGGTGCTGGAAGCCTGCCGCCTGCGTCTGCGGCCGATCCTGATGACCTCGTTCGCGTTCATCATGGGTGTGGTGCCTCTGGTGTTGTCCAGCGGTGCCGGTGCCGAGATGCGTCATGCCATGGGTGTGGCGGTGTTCTCCGGGATGATCGGGGTGACCTTCTTCGGTCTGTTGCTGACGCCAGTGTTCTACGTACTGATCCGTCGCTATGTGGAGCGCAGTGAAGCGCGCAAAGCGGCCAAGGCCTTGAAGCTGGAGACACAGCAATGAGTGTGAAAGTCTTTCTGCCGAGCTTGCTGGTACTGGCGCTGAGCGCCTGTGCCGTGGGCCCGGACTACAAAACCCAGAACCTGGAGGCGGCCAACATCACGGCCGCCGCCGACACCAAGAGCTATGACCACGCCAACTATGAAGGCATCTGGTGGCAGCAGTTCGACGACCCGACCCTGGACCAACTGGTCACCCAGTCGCTGAGCGGCAACCGTGACCTGCGTGTGGCGTTTGCCCGCCTGCGGGCGGCCCGCGCCATCCGTGATGACGCAGCGAACGACATCATGCCGGTGGTCACCAGCCGTGCCAGCAGTGACGTGGGCAAAGGCCAGATCCCGGGCCAGACCACCCAACGCGTCAACAGCGAGCGCTACGACCTGGGCCTGGACATGGCCTGGGAAGTCGACTTGTTCGGGCGTATCCGTCGCAACCTGGAAGCCAGCGACGCTGACCAGCAGGTTGCCGAAGCGGATCTCTACCAACTGCAAGTCACCATGATTGCCGAGTTGGTGGATGCCTACGGCCAGCTGCGCGGCGCCCAGCTGCGCGAACGCATTGCCCTGGACAACCTGAAGAATCAGCAGGAATCGCGCACCATCACCGTGAGCTTGCGTGATGCCGGCGTCGGCGACCAACTGGATGTGGAGCGCGCCGACGCACGCCTGGCAGCCGTTGAAGCCAGCGTGCCGCAACTGCAAGCCGAGCAGGTGCGCGAGCGTAACCGCATCGCCACCCTCCTCGGCCAGCGCCCCGACAAGCTCAGCGTAGACCTGAGCCCCAAAGACCTGCCGGCGATTGCCAAGGCGTTGCCGATCGGCGACCCGGGGCAATTGCTGCAACGTCGCCCGGATATCCTCAGCGCCGAACGCAAACTGGCCGCCGCCACTGCGCGTATCGGTGTGGCCAAAGCCGACCTGTTCCCACGGGTCAGCCTCAGCGGCTTCCTCGGCTTTACCGCCGGGCGTGGCTCGCAGATCGGCTCGGCTGCAGCCAATGCCTGGTCCCTGGGCCCAAGCATTACCTGGGCCGCCTTTGACCTGGGCAGCGTGCGTGCACGCTTGCGCGGCGCGAATGCCGAAGCGGATGGCGCCCTGGCGACTTACGAGCAGCAAGTGCTGCTGGCGCTGGAAGAATCGGAAAATGCCTTCAGTGATTACGGCAAACGCCAACAGCGCCTGGTATCGCTGATCCGTCAGAGTGAATCCAGCCGCGCCGCCGCCGACCTGGCCGCGATCCGCTATCGCGAAGGGACCGTGGACTTCCTGGTATTGCTCGACGCACAGCGCGAACGCCTGGCCGCCGAAGACTCTCAGGCCCAGGCCGAAGTGGACCTGTATCGCGGCATCGTCGCGATCTACAAGGCGCTGGGTGGTGGCTGGCAGCCGGATACGGTGATCGCCAGCAGCAAGTGAGGTAAAGAGCTCCTTTGGTTGGTCGCATCCAGCCAATTTTTAGCCCCGTGGTCCATTCGGTCACGGGGCTTTTTTGGTCAGTGGCGTAGCCATTCATACAGCGTGTCGGCAGTGCCAACCGTTCGAAGAAGCATGCCGCTAAACATCATGCTCCGACGCAAATATTTAAGACCTTGGGGGAAGTCCTGCACTGGCTGGCGGTCCAGAACAACGCGCCGTATGTTCCACCAGGAGCATCGTAACGGCCGCTTTAACGTTGGGAAACGGGCTACACAGTTAACGCTGTATCCGTCAGGCGCGGTGACTCAGCCGTAAAGCTTGGCTAATCGAGAGGCTTTTTTCGATGTGTTAATGCGTAAACTCTTTCGAGTCGCGTTTGGGGGAAGTCAGAAGAAGGCGACGCGTAGGGTGAAACCGGATGGGGGGAGTGAGCATCCCTGCTCGAAGTGCTAGTGGATGAAGGTTAAGGCAGAGAATTTACGGTGTCACCCGGTGACTGAACAGGAGCAGGTTGTTGGATAAAACCATTGGTTCCGATCCCGGTGTTTACCAAACCGGTATTACTCAACAACCCGATAGTCTCTTCGCCCGTCAAGAGTTTGATTGATCCCCCCACTGTGCACTGGGGGCTTTTTATAACCAGCAGACACCAAACTTCGCAGGTCAGAAAGGCCTTTGCTCAACGCCTTAGGAGCGACATTGCCTAACCCTTTTATCCCGTTTTGTGAGAGGCGAAACAAAGCCTTACTGGTATCCACTACGGCGCCAGGAAGGTTGAACATCGACAGGGCCGCCTTACCGAACTGCCCCAGCTTGAACAGAATGGAGGCACCTTTTGCTGCGGCACTGGCAGCACCGACCACCACGAACACGGCGCCTATCAGCTCCAGCCCGAGCCCGAGACTGCCCATTGCAATGCGCTTGGGATCGCCAGAGGCGATGTCTTCAATATTGCCTTTGAAAGGAATTAGCGTGTTAACGATAAACGACTCCGCATTGTCAAATTTCTGCTGAATCTTCTCATTACTCGTTGTGCCTTTGGCGTCTGCCAGCATCAAGGGGCGATCAACTAACATGCCAGCACTCTTGAGAAAATTGACGATGCTGTCTGTCCTCATGGATGAATAGGTGTTCGGTACTTTAAAGGCTGCGTTCTGATCCTGCGTGTCTGCGGGTAAATACAACTGAACACCCATATCAGCCGGCAACGTCGGATACTTACGTTTGTACAAACGCATCGTTTCACTGTTTTGCTGATCATAACGGTGGGCCATTGAAGACATGGCATCCATCAAATCCAGGCGCACGATATAGCTGTTCGTTGATGGCAGAAATTGATAACACTGGGGCCCCGACGCATGAGTGACATAGATTATCGGCCCGATTTCCTGCTGGGATAGCTGGGGTGTCAAGGGGCCTAATACGAAGACCGTGCCAGAATTCAGGCGCACTCTGTCTTCGACGGGCATTTCACTCATCATTATTTTGGTGGACAGGGCTTTTGCGTTTTCAAGGTGCGCCGTCGCAGCGTTGAACTTGCGATCGAATACTTCGCTTATAGGTTTTAACGTTGATAGCAGCGGCTTTAACGACTCAAATTTCAGTCGATCTTCGCTGCTGGTAAATTTCCATTCGCTGGAATTTGCATTCTCTGCTGTCAACACCCCCGACATGTACAGGTCGTAGAGAAAACTGGCTTCAATAGCATGCTCTGCTATCGATATCCGCTTGCCATCAATAGACGAGGGGGAGCCACCCGAGGCGGCGGCGGAATACTCCAAAAAAGGTTTTAATAACCCGTATAACACCGAGTCTGGTTCAGTGTATATCGTGCGCTTTTTGAAAAACTCATCATTGCCTGGGGATACCCTTTCGAGCTCCTGCTTAGCGGCTTCACTGCGAGTGATAAGGACTGTATTGGCGTTATCAATTTCACTGCTCATGGCGCCCAATTCGGCAAGACGTCGGTTGTAGTGCGTGAACGCCCGATGGACGGCTGACGGCGAATAATTTTCCTCGGGAGTGACTACACCTTGTGCAATCGCCCAATCATAAATCGGCCCCGCGCTCTCCGCTGCCAGGAATTGCTCGTGCTCAGTCGAAACAGGCGTCAACAATGCGCGTGAACTGATCTGCTCTGTATTCATGGCGCGCGAACTGCCTGGCGAGGCTAACTCCACCAGTGCAGTCTGAAGGCGCAAGTTCACCAGCGATAAACTTCCCACCCGCTCTTCGTCAGCGCCCTTGACTAGGAACTCAGGGGCAACTGTCGCTAACAAAATATGTGTGATTAATACAGCTTCGTTCGGGGATATATTTTGAGTGTTGGCAATGTGTATCTGCAATTCAGCGTGCACTTGAAGCAATGTTTTACCTGAGTTAGACGCCGAATACAGGTCGTATCCCGCAATTTGATTGCGTTTAAGACCCAGTTCCGGATCAACCCTGAGCAGGTCACGGGCCAGGATCATCTGTTGGCGAGCGCTTGGTGAAACCTCCCTGGCGGGGGCTGACGGGTCGTCTTTCAACGCTTGGAGAATGGGGCCGCTACGCGCCAATACATCCCCCTGACTCAACGCCTTGGCAATGAGTTTGTCGGCACTCCTACGTACAAGTTCTGGGGTTAGGCCTGCCCATGGTTGCGGTGAGCAATCAAACAACGTGAGCGTTGGTTGTGCATCTGCGTTTGTGCCCGTAGCGGACGCGCGCACTCTTGCGCGCTGCTCGGTACTTAAGAACTCAGGTGACCGAGCGTCCGCCAAAAAGTCCCGGGCGCCGTTGCCCAAGTGCGGTCCTGGTGGGAGGGGGTTGAGTTTCCAACTCAGTAGATTGCGCAGTTCGCTGACGGTGATATTGGCGGGTAATTTATCCATCCCGGCAAAGCGCAGCAACTGACTGGCGTCAGCCCTCGCGCCTGAGTTAATGATGTTCCCCGTACTTTTGGCCTGTTCGATGGCGTTCTCCAGCAAAGGCGCCAGCGCTCCGTTGGCTCTCACTGCCGCAGTCACGTTGTTCCACTGCCCGCTTTGACCACTGCTCTTGACATACAACTGCCCATCTACCAATCGAAGTCGAGCCGCCGCGTCCGCCTGACTGGCTTGCAAGATAGGAAGCATCTGGGAGTTGTCCCTCAGGCTCTTCAGCACCTGAGGTCGGGACTTATTGGCAATCGCGAATGAGGACCCCGGCGAAATGGCTTGTAAAATTGCCCCCAGATCAATTTTTTCATCGTCAGGCTTGTCCTTTATTACACCGAGCAATGTCTTCATCAACTCAGCTTCCTGCTCTGTATCCATGAACTCCTGCAAGGCCAGTTCCCGAACCTCAGCGGCGCGAATGAGGTCATCCGCCACGTGCCCGGTTGGGAACCCGCGGAGCTTGAGATGCTCGGCCTGGGCATTATTGACCGGCCAGCTTAATCCGTAGAACGCCGCAACGCTCTGCGGCCCAAGATCAGCCTGAGAGTTACCGGCCAAACCTGACTGTTTCGGATCAAGTATGGCTGCGCTGGCAATGGCTTGGCGCCCTATCGGCCACCACCCAGAGCCGTCATTGGGGGAAAACGTCAGGGTGGTGCGCTTTCCGTCAACCGTTTTTTCTGCTGTCAGCGTAGAACCGTGTAGACGCAACGTGTTTGGATTGAGGTTTTGCGCGCTCGTCCAAGCCTTTAGTGCAGGCGATTTCCACGACTGGTTGAAAAGATTCAGCCACTTGCCAACCGAGGTCTGGTCGGACGGTGCACGCCACGTACTGATGTTTTCGTGAGCTGCGGCTAAAAGCCTGGCCAGTTCGTTGTCAGCTCTTTTCTGCACGGAAACCGCCATATCCAACTCAGCGAGCACTTCCGGAGCGGGCGGCGCTTTCGTATAGGCATCAACCCTGGGCCCCACAAACGATCCGCTGTACGAAACTTTACCAACATCGGCGTTGAACACACTCATGAACACACTCCAGATTAAAGGAGCGTGAATTGTGAAAACCTCTTTCCCTCATCAGAAGGGGATTGTTCTGAAGCCGTCGCTGCATTGATGAGTAGAAATTACCACACGCTGAACGCACCCATCCCACAGTCAAGTAAGCGGCAACGCTTCACTTAGAATCAAGCTGCGGTAATGCCCCGGATTGGAGCCGGACCACTTACGGAACGCTTTATAAAATGAGCTGACATCGGCGAACCCCAAACGGAAAGCGATCTCGAAAAAGCTGATATCGGCTTCGGCCAGCCAGACAATCGCCAGCTCCTTGCGCACACTGTCTTTAAGGCCCTGATAGGTCTGACCCTCTTCGGCCAGACGGCGGCGCAGCGTGGAGGCAGAGATGCACAGGGTGGCAGCCAGGCTGTCGGTTTCGGGCCAGGTGTCGGGCGGCATCTGGCGCAAGTCGTGTTTAATGCGGGTGGCCAGGCTGTCAGGGTCGCGGTATTTAACCAGGATGTTCGCCGGTGCATGAGCAAGGAAGCGCTTGAGTTCTTCCACGCTGCGCTTGATCGGCAAGTCCAGGCAATCGGCGGAAAAGATCATGCGTGTACGTGGCCGATCGAACCGTAGGTTGTCGGAAAACATCACTTGGTAGTCATCACAGAAGTCCGGCTGCGGGCAGCGCAGCTCGATGGCCAGGATCGGAATCCGCCGGCCCGCCAGCCAGCAGGCCACGCCGTGCGCAATCATCCAGTAAGTGAAATAGGTGAACGCCCGCTTAGGCTGCACCTCAGGCTCCAACAGCACGATTTCCGCCAGACTTTGCTGGCGAACCAACTGGGCGGGCAGTTGCTCAAGCATCAAGGATAAAAACCCCAAACCCGTTTCCAGGCTGGCGCCCAGCGTCGATTGCGCCATGGCCGCACGACACAGGAACGCCAGGCTGCCGGACCTGAGCTTGCGCGGGTCCATGCCGAAGAACTCGTCATCCATGCGCCGTGCCAGCAGGCGCCACAGGCGTGCGTAGGTGGTGGCCGAAACCCGTGCGGTGGGCTCGGTCAGCAG
The genomic region above belongs to Pseudomonas poae and contains:
- a CDS encoding XdhC family protein, whose amino-acid sequence is MKNLDLQVIQQATTWLEQDRCVWLCTVLATFGSAPRGPGSLLAALSTGEFCGSLSGGCVEEDFLERLGRHEFVEHNHVVRYGEGGLAPSLELPCGGVLDVLVEKFEPDCAAKAHFAVLLGALQGRQRVVRHITLGTNARQTQSDAGATAPVVVDADQVRIRMGAAQRLLIAGLSPVAEFCAGFAVALGYEVIVCDPRAELTAAFSMAGVEVLKVFPATFIAEGGCHDGTAIVALTHDPRMDDLTLLEAVRTRAFYIGAMGSRRTSEKRLERVKRIGALAPQMLERIHAPIGLNLGSKTPAEIALAVMADIVRFSNGVARDQL
- a CDS encoding efflux RND transporter periplasmic adaptor subunit, translating into MEQSLKHLRFPLAILAVVVMSACGKSPEQAAAMPAAKVSVAKVLEQPVNEWDEFTGRLEAPETVQIRPRVSGQIDQVAFTEGALVKKGDLLFQIDPRPFQAEVRRLEAQLAQTKAAATRSDNEAQRGERLRQSNAISAELADSRTTSAQEARAAVAGIQAQLDLAKLNLSFTRVTSPISGRVSRAEITAGNLVTADTTALTSVVSTDKVYAYFDADERVFLKYTELARQGRRGATTPVYLGLSNETGNPHLGQMNFVDNQVNPATGTIRGRAVFDNSKGEYTPGLYARLKLVGSGTYSAVLINDEAVGTDLGKKFVLVMDGDKPAYRSVELGPKIEGLRIVRSGLNKDDTIIVKGLQRVRPGSPVAPETIPMASKETLAALAQQRQALEASNLEQVAPEKTAPKLAAVATPRG
- a CDS encoding TolC family protein, which codes for MSVKVFLPSLLVLALSACAVGPDYKTQNLEAANITAAADTKSYDHANYEGIWWQQFDDPTLDQLVTQSLSGNRDLRVAFARLRAARAIRDDAANDIMPVVTSRASSDVGKGQIPGQTTQRVNSERYDLGLDMAWEVDLFGRIRRNLEASDADQQVAEADLYQLQVTMIAELVDAYGQLRGAQLRERIALDNLKNQQESRTITVSLRDAGVGDQLDVERADARLAAVEASVPQLQAEQVRERNRIATLLGQRPDKLSVDLSPKDLPAIAKALPIGDPGQLLQRRPDILSAERKLAAATARIGVAKADLFPRVSLSGFLGFTAGRGSQIGSAAANAWSLGPSITWAAFDLGSVRARLRGANAEADGALATYEQQVLLALEESENAFSDYGKRQQRLVSLIRQSESSRAAADLAAIRYREGTVDFLVLLDAQRERLAAEDSQAQAEVDLYRGIVAIYKALGGGWQPDTVIASSK
- a CDS encoding AraC family transcriptional regulator, yielding MSEKDTISIHLVREALLQSCAPGAASVDVLTKAGIDPTLLTEPTARVSATTYARLWRLLARRMDDEFFGMDPRKLRSGSLAFLCRAAMAQSTLGASLETGLGFLSLMLEQLPAQLVRQQSLAEIVLLEPEVQPKRAFTYFTYWMIAHGVACWLAGRRIPILAIELRCPQPDFCDDYQVMFSDNLRFDRPRTRMIFSADCLDLPIKRSVEELKRFLAHAPANILVKYRDPDSLATRIKHDLRQMPPDTWPETDSLAATLCISASTLRRRLAEEGQTYQGLKDSVRKELAIVWLAEADISFFEIAFRLGFADVSSFYKAFRKWSGSNPGHYRSLILSEALPLT